ACGGTGTCTGCTGCTGATCGGGGTCGGGGTGAGGCATGATGCTTCGCAGGTTGGGGTCTTCGACGTTCATGTTGGGGTCTGTGGTTGACATCATGGGCGCTCCAGCTAGGCCCTGGCCCAACTGGGCTGCCAGCTGAAGTTCTTCCAGATTGGCAGGACGAGGAACGTGCTGCTGAGGGGTTTCCGGTTCTGGAGGTTGCAGATCATTCTGATTGTGCTCTGGAACTTGTACATGTTGTACTTGTTCCGGCGCATGATGGTCTGGCTGTTCATGGTGAGGCTCGTGATGGGGCTCATGATGCTCATGATGCTCGtgctcttggtggtcttgaggGACGTCTCGGCCACTGGTGTTGTAAAAAGGGCCAGCTTCCATCGCCTCAGCGCCGGGCGAAGGATATGAGATATTGGCATCCTCTGCCTCGTTTTCTAGCTTTGTACTCATGGCTACAGCTGGCTTGACATGCAGATGGTACAGTCGGTTGGCACTCGAGGTATCTTACGGGCGAGGACGATCGTCAATCAACACACAAATATGCGGAGATGAGTATTGATGGGCGTAATGCTTCAATTGTTCCAATAATGAGACGCGATATGACGGCGTTCCACCAAATTAAGCCCTGCGTGACGCGCGACGATATCACTGGACGAAGCCATTGTTAGCAATACTTCGACGCGATGTTGACCAAGTGCACACGATCGTGAATCAAGCGAGGGATGTCACGGAAAGTGATTTTGCAGGCAGACGTGATGACATGATTGTGTTCGTGCTGTTGATTAGGAAAGCTATATCTTGGTCATGGCGACTTACACGACTCTTGTTCTGGGATCTCGGAGCTGGATAAATGCGATACGACGGCGACGCCTCGACGGAAGAGGAAGAACTCGGCCCCGATGACTTGGGGATGGGCTGCCCTTGTGTGGGTGTTTTTGACAAGATCACGGAGAAGGAAGAATTTTTCGGAGTCTGGCGGGAAATGCTCGGCCTGAACTTGTGCTCGCTTAGTCAGCTACCCTGGAGCTTGGTATCTCGGACTGACAACCACTATGTAATCAATGAGacagtcatcatcattctATCAGCTTGATAGAGCATAAAGGCGAATTGAAGTTTCCACGGTGTATGTCAGTCAAGTCTCTCTCGACCGCTTTAATTTATCAGCTCGTGTATATTCACAGATCAACCCAATACAAGCCATCATTCTATTGGCAGTTAATTAGATGGTCAACACAGGCATACGCGCAGTTACAGTCTTGCTGCTCTGAACAGTAACTCAATCATAAGAACCGCCGTTAGGAACATGCACCCCTCACAGACAACATGTAGAAGCGGCTCATTACTTTCCTGGGATACATTGATTTACGAACCCTCGGGTTCCTGAAACTATTTGTATACTGAGGGACTTATGACAAGCCACGATCGAGTTTAAAGGAAGCTGTAATACTGAGTAGCTTGAATGGGGTGGAATAAAGTCCGTGCCATGTCCCTAAATGCATCCTAATGGGGAACAGTGAAGAATgatacttatattataccgAGTCTCTTCCAAGCTTAGTCTCTACCGAGGGGTTTCCTAAAACTCGAAGTTGTCTAGGCAGGCCAACATGCGGAGACAAGTCAGAAGGCACAACTATATAATCTTGAAGCGATCCAATACCCAAGACACATTGTGACGTGAGAGTCCTTGGCACCTGAAGACCCGGGGCTGGTGAACAACAACCTGCCTATCTCTCGTTAGCGCGCCTGGAAATGTTTCCGCATATGTTGTGTAGCCGCAAGATCTTCATCAAGGGACGAATTGAAGATGGAAATAGCAGCGGGATGGTGTGTTGTAGTTCGAGCTTAAAGCTTAAGTTAAAGATTAGTTACGCGGTGGGAGTGGAGGTTACAACAGGTCACCTATAAGTTACATTGGTGAAGAGGTAGTTGGGTTGCAGTAACATTGTTGTCAATTCATCGTTGATGCTATCTCGTGCTCAGAGCTTCCTAACAAGACTCGGTCTTTCAATGTTTCCGACGCTAGGCTTAACACTCGATGTAACCGGACAGAATGAAAGTATTGACTATAAGTGATCTATGTGATAGTGTTATCGATGGCAACTAGGAATGAGAGAATGAGGATTCTAAGTTAACAAGAAGAGTCCTGGATGAGCGCAAATTGAATTGCAGTCAGTTGTCATCTCAAAAGGCTCACACAACGAACTTATATTGGGATTTGAAAGGCCGTCTTGTTCAATGTTCATTGCCCAGACAAGAATCCACCTGTACAAGGGAATTGGTAATCATGTTCATCAAGGTTTCTAGACTGACCTGAACAAGCGCCGGAATTTCCCCCAACTTGGGTCTGGGACTCTGGGGAGAGGTGCCTGAAAAACCTCAAACTATTAGGGTTACTTCACCAAGGCAATGCTACCCGTCCATATCATATACTGGCACATGGATTGGAAGCCATCTCTGATACAATCAAAGCTGTTAAGCTTTCGGATCTGCCCTCTGGTGTATCAGGATGCTAGCTACAGGCCCTGTCGACACCACGGCTGGACGGGACGTTGAGACTTTTGAGACGTTGTCTCAATAACCCCTGGCAGCCGCATTCTCGGCGTTGTTTTCCGCGGCGGAGGCTAGCGGGTAAGTCAATGCCCTTGTCATCCCTAGAATGAGGTCCCCGCTTGATTGTGAAGAACAATCAAGGATCATCAGCGGTTGGTTAAACGAGCTTCCATATGTTTTCTTCTGTTGGTCTTTACTTCAGACGCAGCTAATGAGACAAGAAAAGCTATCTGATAAGTCACAGACAAAACATCAATCGAAGAAAATTATATAATGAGTGGCGTGTTGGTGACGAAGTGATGGAACGAAACTGCTTGCTTTTGTTGCCTCGACGATTGATAAGTGACTGGTAAATAACAGCCCGCACTTTTGCCTTTGCACTTTGGGGGTCTAGGGGGTTGAGGCAACCACAAGTTGAACCGCGGCCTTTCACTTCTATGCAGCTGAATAAAGTCTCCGAAATCCACTTACACGAGCAATTGATATTTTAACAAAACATCTCGACTCAGTGACAAGAGTTGTCCCGAGTGAGAGGCCGGAGGCGTTCAAAACATGGAGACTTTTCGAACAAGCCCAGGGATCCATTAGGAGAGTGGGTATTTAGAGAAGTTCCGGGAACTCCTAGTGGGCCAAGGAGCGCTATAACAGCCCTGGAAACAGAGTGTGGTTGCAGCCGGAGCGGCAGTCGTGGGATTAATGCTTGGGCTGATtgattggattggatggacCAATTTCGTTGACGATTCCAGAACCTCTCAAGTCTTGACCTCAAGGAGCGGCCCTTGTGCATCATTGGCCGTAGCTAAAGCGAGTTAAGGAGGTTCTAGAGCCCTGCATCTCGTCTTTCTTACTCGGGCTTTCTCTCGATTAGCTTGATCTTGGACAAAACCATGTCCCCCAATTGCTCTATGCTTATTAAATTTGTTGAAACGACCCTAACAATTCTCCTTATACCCGCGCTGATGTTATGGATCCCTGAGTTAATTACCCTACTAACCTAGCTCCCTAGGGCGGCAACTGGAGGTAGACACACGTACATACTACGTAGTATGTATGGATTTTATCCTTGAACCTTGtctcgctcgctcgctcgtCTCATGAGCAGTGCATGCGTGCATGCATGCAAATGCAAGGCAAGCTTGTTAGTTGATTCGGCGATATGACAACCGCAAAAGTCCCTACCCTGGCCTGCTTTGACTTACCTCCTTTGCTTCTAAGGTTTCCTACTAAGTTTATTTCGTAACCCGCGCGttaccttaccttactcTCTACTGTAGCATCcactcgctcgctcgctttcactttcttttctcttgtCTCAGCCAATTTTTGATCTCCGAGTATCCCGTCTCTCcctttttttgtttttgttgaAACGCCCTTGTTTCCTTGAAATGGCATCATCGGCTGCCTGTCTCTTACCGTAGGGTTTCGGgttcttctctctttctcttccactTCACTTTTCattcttcagcaacaacacaCTTTCAACTGGAGCTTACACAGCGGCATTATACTTTCAATGACGCAGACAATAAACCTTTTCGTCGTCCCACAGCAACTGATCTACCTTGTCCCTTTTTAAGTCGGGTCGCACAATTGTTGACACCAACCTCACTCAGTTCAACATGTTGCTAAGCATGGATGTTATGAAGGTGCGGGATTGGACCTATCTTGAAGACCCCCCTAAAGACATCGGCCCAGCTCGACATCTTCTTGAGGTCTACAGCAAGATTCCTTATAACGATTTAGATGGCCACATACGCCGTGTCGTAAGTACATGTCCCCGAACACTAGCACCCGAGCTGATATGACCTTCTGCATTCAGCGAGAGAAGGCCTGGTGTATCTCACAGTACCCTTGCGTTGGGCGATGGAAATTTCTATACATCCCGGATCCCAAAGATCCTCGCTACCAACAAGCTCTCTTCCGCCTTAACGTCGCCGGCTCTAGAGAtgtccttcttgatctgggATGTGGGGTTGGACAAGTAATTCGACAGTTTCGTGCAGATGGAGTTGACGGCTCTCAACTCATTGGTACCGACCTACAGTCCAAGTTCATCGATATTGGCTACGATTTGTTCCAGGACAGACACTCACTCGACGCAACATTTGTTGCTGGCGATATGCTTGATCCTGCCGACAAGGAAATGGCTTCTTTGCGCGGCAAGATCACGATGGTTCATGCCGGCAGCTTTTTCCACCTCTTCAACTGGGTTCAACAACTTTACATTGGCAAGCGCGTTGTCGAATTCCTTAAGCCCGGCACCAAAAATGCATTGATATATGGTCGCCAGGTCGGCACGAACCATCCAGGGCCGTCTTCGACTAGCACGCGATCAGCTTATCTACACGACCAAGCGAGTTTCCAGCGTCTATGGGATGAAGTTGGAGCCCTCACCAAGACGCGATGGCAGGTACAGGTCGAACCTACTGGAGAACCTGTCTCCAAAGTCCCTGGATTCAGCAACCACGCATTCCCCGTCAATTTCACCGTCTACCAAGTTTCATGAGAAATTGCTCCAATGCGATTCGCATCATAACAACTTAACCGGAATGAGCGGCGATCGTATTATGACCCCGGTCCCGCCTCATTTCTCCTCTTATCCGGCGACTTCGACCCTATCGTGAAGCTGACATTCTCCCAAGCAGCTTTTCTACTTTGGGTTGGTCCGCATATCGACTCATACTAGCGCCTTCGCGTTTAGTATTCCCGGCCGGATCCACGACCAAGACCACGAAATGACGAGGCATCAAATATTGTGTACTTTTTGGCTCGTCTGCACTTATTTAGACTCGGCGATTTACAACAAGCGAACCACGAAGGTGCCGCCGATCAAACCTATCTTGGTTGAGAAAGGGGTCGCCCAACCTCTCACTGACCGGACTCGACAGTCCCCTATTGCGGAAACGTCTTTTGTGCTACAGGGATTCTCGATCTATGGATGCTCTCCCGTGATTCCTAGGACTCGAGGACAGCTTTTGCGTCATGATTTCGTGACACAAGCTGACGGCTTTATTATACGGAACCACAAACCCCAGTTAATGACTTACTCAGCAGTCAAAACCACTCTGTGAAGGGATTGGTCTGCTTAGGAAATCATTAGGCACGGTTATTGATTAATGATACACGATGATATTTAGCGGCTGGGCAACAAGCCGCGTTTTTATGCTTGGGCACTTGACTCATGCTAGTCCTTTTTTACGGCGTTTAGCGAATAGGTATAGAACAGGTTCAAGATATAGAGGGCAAGATAGACTGCATATGGGAGGAATAGATTAATTTGTGAACAATACCAATTgctctcaacagcaacattGGCCAGTCTAGATGGTTCGTGGTTTGTCTGCGAGTGAAATATATAAACACCTGACCATTTGTCAAGTCAAGCAAGTGAATGCACTCTTTTCAGTTACCCAAGGTAATCGAGTTTTGGGACATGGTGTGAGAAACTTGTTCAATTCGCAGCTATATCGAACTGGGTTGAACGAGAGTTGGTCTTGCTCAGTTCGTATGGCCATCTCAGCACCGTACAAGCATCGCACCTCCACAGGCAACTATGCAGGTATTCACTACCTTCTCAACTTAAGAAGATGGATTGTTGACTTTGCATGATGTCCTGTGACGGAAAGATACTTATGAAGACCTTTACCTTTCTCGAATTTGGAGTTCAACCGCGTCAACTTCGCGCGCCGGATGAACGCCGGCTAATGGGAGCTTGCTGCCCCTCCAAGCTTGGGAGCTGATATCCCACTTCCGTCACCGGCATTTACTTCTATCAAAGAATCCAATGTCTGAATATTGAGCGGGCAAGCTTTATTGACTTTTGTGTTTTGTACTACCATTTTCGTTTCTTTGATTCTGCCCAGTCCTCTCAGAGGCTGGCGCACTGGCTCGCGCTCTTCATATAAGCTATGCGCCTACAGATAATGCCCATATTCTTTCACGATGGACGGCGATTGGGCTGAGGTATGTTTCGCGATGTTATTGTCGTAATTTAGACTTTTCATGTATTTCAAGTGTAGAAAGAAAGGGTGCCTGTCTTGTATGAACTTGAAAAGCATCATATCCAGTCGTGAATGAGGTGTCAAGCTTATGCTAATACAGTTCTTCTACAGGTCACCCGGATTCCGTTCCCGCCTCCGGGCGTGCACGCGATGCCCACTCCGGTTGCGACTATGACCTTCGATAACTCTCAGGAACTGCTTTGGACAGGTAACGAATACGTACGTCGAAGGGGTGAGACGCCGAAGCTGGACTGGCGCTGATTGGTGTTTCAGGGTCGAGTTACTTCCTTCTATGGGACCGAACTGCAGCGATATACCTCTTTCAAAGCCCATGCATCCTCTGATGGTCCGATTCGTCAAATACTCGTTAATGAGAAAGGCATTGTTTCCCTGGGTGCCAAAGATGTGCATATGGCTATTCGGAGAGGACTGCCTATATGGCATATCAGGTAGGATGATTCAACTGCATAGGAGGTCGACTGATGCTGATCTTTGTCAGACATGATGATATGAAAGATTTACGATGTATGAGCTTTACGTCTAAGGGAACAGCAGAGATTATCGCTGCAGGAATGCAAGACACGATGCTTGTCATTGACCTCATTAAGGGTGATGTTGTCAAACAAGTCAGGATCGCTTTCTCGGTAATAAAGCTATACTAACTTCCGCTAGGTGCCTACCGAACATCAGTACACGATAATGAGACGCGGGCGTTATATATGCGCCGCAACTCAGACCGGCTCCGTCAACTTACTAGATCCTGTCACTTTTGCTGTCGTCAAGTCTTGGAATGCACACTCTGCTTTGATCAATGACATGGACGCTCAGCATGACTTCATCGTTACTTGCGGATACTCCTTAAGGCAGGGCCAGAATTATATGCTTGACCCCTTCCTCAACGTCTTCGATATAAAGAAGATGTCATCGATGCCCCCTATCCCTTTCCCAGCTGGCGCTGCCTACGTGCGCATGCATCCAAGGATGTTGACCACTAGCATCGTTGTCTCACAAAGTGGGCAAATGCATGTTGTTGACTTAATGAATCCCAACACGAGCGACGTACGGTTGGCTAATGTTACTTCCTACTTGAGCATGTTTGAGATTGCACCCTCCGGTGAGGCAATTGCCCTCACAGATGCTGATTGCTCTATCCACCTCTGGGGATCCCCAACAAAACTCCATTTCGTGGACTTACCAACTCCAATCGAATTCGCAACTCCTGAAGAGCCCCTACCCAATATTGATTGGGGCCCAGATACGTAAGTTGAGATACCAAGTTGAACATTTGTTCATTTACTGATCACTATAGGCCCCTGAACATGATCGGATTGCCGCATTATCGAGATGTTCTGGCATCCGCTTGGCCAGACATTCCCTGCGATGTTGGAGCACCTCCTGTTAAGTTTGATCCACAGTTCCTGACAGGGCTCAAACCGACTGAGTTTGGGATGTACGGTCGTAATACTCGGGGCTTGCGAAGAAATCAAGCTGAGAACACTCGAAACGTGAACAAATCAGGAAGCTCTGGGCTCAAGGCCCCCAAATTCCTAAGTGAAAAAGCTCGCGAGCTTGCTACTAGTAACGCCGCTGCCTCTGATAAGAAGGCTGACGAGCTGATCAGCTCTCTTACTGATATGGGACTTGAAAGCAAGAAGTCTGACGTTCCAGTCATGTATAGAACTGTTGAGATCAAATACAGCAAATTCGGCGTGGACGACTTTGACTTTGGGTTGGTATTCTCCCATTTTCGCAATGCAAGGTCACTGATCAGGAATAGTTTTTACAACAACACGCGATACTCTGGGCTCGAGACTCATATCTCGAATTCATATGCTAATTCACTTTTACAAATCATGCACTTCACCCCTGTCATTCGAaatcttgctcttcagcaTGCTGCTACCTCTTGCGTGAGCGAGATATGCCTGCTGTGTGAGCTTGGATTCTTGTTTGATATGCTTCAAAAGGCTGAAGGCTCGATATGCCAAGCAACAAATTTACTGAAAACCCTAAGCAGTCATCCTCAAGGTATGTCGAGTGACGCTGATCTCAATCATTACTAACTGGCCCAGCCGGTCCTCTTGGTCTACTCGAGGAGGATCCTCATGGATCATCTCTTAACGTTATGCTCCAAGGACTCACTCGCTTTCTCCTGGATAAAATCGTGCATGATTATAGGACTATCAACCCATCATCGACTGCCATGGACCAGGTTGGTTGATTGACTGAAATTAGATGATATATACTGAATCGTCTAGGTACTGGCCACTTCTGCAACGACCTCAATCAGATGCATAAACTGTAGGAGCGAATATACTCGACCGGGATCAACATATGTCAATGATCTGCTTTATCCATCCCCTGTAAGTTCGATGCTCAATCTGTATGAGGAAAAACTTATTCACTGTCAAAAGGCTGGCAGCCGAAATGCCAAGTTACCGCGCATCAGCTTTTCTCAAGTTCTCAAAAATAGTGTTGAAAGAGAAACGACGTCTAAAGGATGGTGTAGTCGATGCCAGCGGTACCAGACCATAGCGACGAGAAAGAGCATTCACAGTATACCGGCTGTACTCATGCTAAACACTGCCATCACAAACCAGGATCAACGAATGCTTTGGTCAACACCAGGCTGGCTTCCCGAGGAGATTGGAATCATAGTAGAGCAAGGGCAGTTTTTCTGTTACGAAGGCGAAGACCTGAAACTTCATCTCCAGAGGGGCATCCACAACATCACAGTGTATTCGTTGACAGGTATGGCCATCAACATTGAGAGTGGACAAACGCAAAAGTCACACCTTGTCTCGATGGTCAATGGTAAGTCTCTTGCACCTCATCGCCCCTCCACCGCTGACCAAAGGGATAGTGGCACATGCAGAACCAGAAGCACCTGGAGAGAGTCGATGGCATCTTTTCAATGACTTCTTGGTAAGGTCGGTCAGCACGGAAGAGGCACTCGCTTTCAACACATCTTGGAAGGTCCCTTCTGTAATCGCATACCAGATAAAGGATGAGAACAACAAGATCGATACTGAATGGAAGAACAATATCGATACTTCCATACTTTACCAAGACTTCAAGTATGCCCCAACCCGCTATAAACCTTATGTTGCTAACGTTCTTCAGTCCAAACGCCGATCCATCAACAAAGACCTATCAATTGCTCAACCCTGAAACCGAAGCCCCTGGCCCTGATACCATCATTGCACTGGACACTGAGTTTGTTGCTGTGCGACAACCTGAAATTGAAATGAACTCTGATGGTGAGCGAGAAACCATACGGCCGATAGTGTACGCACTTGCTCGTGCATCAGTTGTCCGTGGTCAGGGGGAAAACGAAGGGACACCATTCATCGATGATTACATTGACATCAAGGAACCGATCGTCGACTATTTGACATCGTATTCGGGAATCACTGAACAAGACTTGGATCCTAGAGTTTCGAAACATAGTCTCCTGTCATTGAAGATGGCATACAAGAAGATGTGGATTCTTCTTAACCTCGGATGCAAGTTCCTTGGTCACGGACTAAAACAAGACTTCCGAGTTATCAACATACACATTCCTAAATCGCAGGTCATCGACACGATTGACCTGTTCTTTCTCCAAACTCGGTTAAGAAGGCTATCACTGGCTTTTCTGGCGTGGTATCTCCTGAAGGAAGATATTCAAATGGAGACCCACGATTCGATCGAAGATTCACGGACAGCACTCAAGTTGTATAAGAAGTATCTCGAGTTCCAGGATGCCGGAATCTTGGAGACGATGCTGCAAGATATTTATCGAGCTGGTCGAGAGGTTAACTTTAAACCGCCTCGCAAGGACGGCCAGCATATCCCAAGGACGGACACGCCTCCCCCCTTGCCAGTCGATGGCTCAACAGGGCCGGTAACACCTGTCAGAAGTAACAACATTCTGGCACAGACACCTGGATCTGCATTTGGAGGTGGCTCTAGTTGGACACCAGGAAAGGGATCACCATTACCATAGGAATCGGAAGGTGGAAATTCCAATCAGGatccagaagaggaagaagaagagctatTGATAGATTTGTGAGCTCGAAGAGGTGGACGAGCATTGGAGGGAAAGGCAGCAGCAAAGTCAccattgatgagatggagattgGATCAGCGTTCGAGCATAGAGTCTAATTTTATGTGGGAGAGTTGACCTCAAGCATACAGTGGCGCTTAAACGCCCAGAAACCAAGTAGCGTACTTAGAAAAATTTACTATCATTGATGAATCTCATTGTGTTCTTGGTTAACCGGTGATCGACACTGGCATCAGAACTAGATCTTAATACGCCGAGCCCTTGCTTCTTTCCCAAGATACCTACCTACCCGAGTGACGGGGGCAGACAAGAAAGCTTAGGATCTCTATCTTAAGCGACGAAaatacttaggtaagtttGGTATATTTCAGTAGATACTTAGAGCAGCTAATTCTGGCACCCTTAGTAGCTTAGGCAAGGTAGCGTCAGATGTTGAGGGCAATCAACTTCCTTCATGCCAAATGGAAAGAGACCAACAGGAAAGGGAAAGAGTGTTCTCCGCTTCGTAttttcttctcaaagagTCTGAGCTCGTCGAACGCTCTTGTTCCactcagcctcttcaaccaCCTCAAAGTCATCCTCCGGATGATTCTTCTTTACTCGCCCTATCTCATGCTCTAGCAGCTTCAAGTTATTTCATCACCTACATGTATACTAACTCTCCACATGATTTGTCTGAAATATTCTAGACGGCAATCGCATTACAGCAAAATGGAGGGATACGACGACAATGACGCTCGATGTCTCCCTCGGATGCCAAGAATCTTCACTCCCTCCGACACTCAACCTGAAGTCGTTCTTTTCTCTGCGGCCGCTGACAATGAAAGTTCCACCAAAAGCAAGACTCTTCATGAGCTGGGAACCTGCGATACTGAGACTGATGGCACAACTTGTCACGAcaaggaagaagcagaagcaggcCCAAGCAATGCACCTCACTCGACCCTTATGAGTCATGGTGATGGAAAAGCGATGTTTTAGAAGAATGACGACGCTAAACACTACCCCAAGCCCTCAAGAGTGTTCGCGATCAAGAACATACGATCATCACAATTATCTCAACCCTCGAACGATTTTGTTTCCGCGAATGACCATTTTCAAGACGAGACTATTCAGAGACTCAAGAATATCGCCAACAGGGTTCACGCACTAAATAGAGACCCGAATGAGGACCAATATAACAGCTCAGGAGAGACCACGCCCACTGGACGCTCCTTGGAGATAAATTCGTTCAAGTCGTCAGCCCCAGACCAAGCACCACAACCCCTGACTCGAAGCCGCCTACGATCTATACCTGATGTAAGACTCAACGACCTTGGAGCGGTCTATGATCGGCTGCAAAACACCAATGATGGATCTCAAGTTGCTACACATGGCAGTGATACGCCACGGCTAGCTGACTTAGATACTAactccatcaacaccaatgcTCACGAAGCAGCTTTTGAGGACGAACACCGGGCCTATTACATCTTCGACCCACGATCAAATGGCTCAGCATACTACATGTACAAAGATACCGAAGAAAATGATGGATTCAAAATTGAAAAGGTGTCTTTCAAATCCTCGGCACGGGAGCCAGGGGTGCGCGCCTATTACCTCGAAGCTTCAGACAAGGACCAGGGCGTACTGAGGCATGGAAGCCACGAAACGCTCTGGAGGCTAGATCTATCCCAAGTTCCTGCAGTGATTATCGACACCGAGAGTTCAGCTTCCAGTGAAGCAGAGACAGAAGTAGGCGATCTATTGTATGCCGGCGAAGAAGCTACCCAAAGCATCGCTAGAAAAGTGAGTGATCGCCTTCAAAAGATCAGGCACTTAAGAGAGCATCTGCATGTCATAAATGGCAAAGGCCAGCAAGTCCCAGAGGCCAAGGGGCTTTACCTTATTGGTGACAAGGACATCCGAGATGTCGTCAGTATCGTCTTGGACGAAACACTGAAGAATGGTTACATTGAATTGCCCAAGAGAACACCTACGACAATAGGGTCATCTGAAAGTCGACCGTTACCGCGACTCGACGAGAACTCAAATGCTATTCTGGTTCCCTTCCCAGTGGCGATCGACCCTGCGACCACCATTAATCTGCCTAGCACATCTTACACAAACATCAACGCAACTGACATGCAAGTTCATACCAAAACGCGCGGCGGGGCTTCGGAAGCAACGACAACTGTTGTGACACGTCGAAGTATTGCTGAGATTACGTGGTCTCGGGCATATCCAGCAAGTTATGATTCGAGTACAAGAACACATTATCGAACCGTTTCGGACTGCTGCTCACCCACACATGGGGGCTCACGTTCGTGCCCAGATGATCGTCGACAGAGCTACCAGAGGCTGACCAAAGACGAGTCTGTTCTACGACATTATGCTACCCCAAAAAGCACAGCTGAGATACTGGCCGACATCATGTGCAATAAGAGTTTCAAGCAACAGCTGAGAGTCAGCGATGGAACCGTCATCACGTCTTTCCCCAGACTCTTTTCCCGTGACTGCACCACTGACCTCACCTTGCAAACTGAGAGTGACCAGTCGAAAAAGCATACTCCGTCCACGCTGTACCAAGACGGCGTCGATGCCCACTGCGGTCTCGACGAGTTGGCCGCATCAAGTTCTTCTGCAGAGCCCTCAAATGTATACTCATATAACAACTCCTTGTTCGCTGCGAACCCATTCAGAGCGCACCCAACCAAACTGACGGCGGCGGGGAGACACCTACCAACTCCTCTTGCGGCGGAAAGAAAGCTAAGTGCCTCACTCGACGCTGATACGCGACGACGTCGAAGTACCCAGGTCGCTGgcattgaggaggagataATCGATACTCAAAATGGTTCACGGCAAAGTCTGATGGACAAAATCAAACAAGGAGGCCACAAGCTCTTTCACAAGAATCATTTTCGGAAGCCGACGGGAGGAGCTCCGACCAGAACAGCCGAGAATGATATATCGCCGGGCGGCTTCTTGCGCTCCAGGGACAGCATTGTCAGGGAACTCACCCCTGAACCACCCAAGCCCGATGAAGGGATATACGAAGCCATGACGGGGAGCAAGCTCAACGTTCCACATCCCAGAGAGGGGACATGCTCCGAAGACAATCAACCTCACGAATGT
The window above is part of the Fusarium oxysporum f. sp. lycopersici 4287 chromosome 8, whole genome shotgun sequence genome. Proteins encoded here:
- a CDS encoding PAB-dependent poly(A)-specific ribonuclease subunit PAN2; amino-acid sequence: MRRGRYICAATQTGSVNLLDPVTFAVVKSWNAHSALINDMDAQHDFIVTCGYSLRQGQNYMLDPFLNVFDIKKMSSMPPIPFPAGAAYVRMHPRMLTTSIVVSQSGQMHVVDLMNPNTSDVRLANVTSYLSMFEIAPSGEAIALTDADCSIHLWGSPTKLHFVDLPTPIEFATPEEPLPNIDWGPDTPLNMIGLPHYRDVLASAWPDIPCDVGAPPVKFDPQFLTGLKPTEFGMYGRNTRGLRRNQAENTRNVNKSGSSGLKAPKFLSEKARELATSNAAASDKKADELISSLTDMGLESKKSDVPVMYRTVEIKYSKFGVDDFDFGFYNNTRYSGLETHISNSYANSLLQIMHFTPVIRNLALQHAATSCVSEICLLCELGFLFDMLQKAEGSICQATNLLKTLSSHPQAGPLGLLEEDPHGSSLNVMLQGLTRFLLDKIVHDYRTINPSSTAMDQVLATSATTSIRCINCRSEYTRPGSTYVNDLLYPSPAGSRNAKLPRISFSQVLKNSVERETTSKGWCSRCQRYQTIATRKSIHSIPAVLMLNTAITNQDQRMLWSTPGWLPEEIGIIVEQGQFFCYEGEDLKLHLQRGIHNITVYSLTGMAINIESGQTQKSHLVSMVNVAHAEPEAPGESRWHLFNDFLVRSVSTEEALAFNTSWKVPSVIAYQIKDENNKIDTEWKNNIDTSILYQDFKYAPTRYKPYVANVLQSKRRSINKDLSIAQP